A stretch of the Nothobranchius furzeri strain GRZ-AD chromosome 5, NfurGRZ-RIMD1, whole genome shotgun sequence genome encodes the following:
- the btbd17b gene encoding BTB/POZ domain-containing protein 17: MMCSCEQEILCWFYFGTLLFSIYFHSVTVIGAPLKQDVLDSGSTVLNHSMSLVHRMETLLAIGNSSDVSLRVQTINTDEMKVIQAHSLVLSLQSDVFEELLLSRNSSALVLTESPDCAAVFAKFIRYLYCGDISVRLDQAKSLHILASKYHVWGLQQGLTQYMTQHLSSDSPTGHVVSWYSYALQIGDNTLRDSCLQFLSWNLSSVLQSGEWISISENLLLSLLQRSDLILQSELELYEALEGWIGQNQPDSTTVESALRAVRYGMIPPQHLFRLQKQSALMVKYYESISDLLYLAFQFHSASPIQLAKYFDVNCSIFTPRNYLSSSWGSPWLISNPTRDDRSFSFQTQLGPSGHDSGKRVTWNALFSPRWLPLSGRSTYTELGAMQPSRTDGGRPRIIVTPATSSPDFAGVSFQKTVIVMAKQQGKVVVHDVYNFHQSTEEAGDFLKDADLQRRTSEYLIDSSLSLHIVIKPLYHTLLVARK, translated from the exons ATGATGTGCTCATGTGAACAAGAGATCCTTTGCTGGTTCTATTTTGGCACCTTGCTCTTCTCTATCTACTTCCACTCTGTTACAGTCATCGGAG CTCCACTTAAGCAGGATGTATTGGATAGCGGGTCTACTGTGCTCAATCACTCCATGAGTTTGGTGCATCGGATGGAGACCCTCCTGGCCATTGGCAACAGCAGTGATGTTAGTCTGCGGGTGCAAACCATCAAcacagatgagatgaaggtgatccAAGCCCACAGCTTGGTTCTCAGCCTGCAGAGTGATGTGTTTGAGGAACTGCTGCTCAGCCGCAACAGCAGTGCTCTGGTTTTGACAGAGTCACCAGACTGTGCAGCAGTCTTTGCCAAATTTATCAG GTATTTGTACTGTGGTGACATCTCAGTACGGCTAGATCAGGCTAAATCGCTACACATACTGGCCAGCAAGTACCATGTGTGGGGTTTGCAGCAAGGTCTGACCCAATATATGACTCAGCATCTGTCCAGTGATTCACCCACAGGCCATGTGGTTAGCTGGTACAGCTACGCACTACAAATTGGAGACAATACCTTGCGGGACAGCTGTCTGCAGTTTCTGTCCTGGAATCTGTCCTCTGTGCTGCAGAGTGGAGAATGGATCTCCATCAGCGAAAACCTGCTCCTGTCCTTGCTCCAGCGCTCTGACCTTATTCTGCAGAGTGAATTAGAGCTCTATGAGGCTCTGGAGGGCTGGATTGGCCAGAACCAGCCAGACAGCACAACAGTGGAAAGTGCACTGAGGGCTGTCAGATATGGCATGATCCCTCCACAGCATCTCTTCCGCCTTCAGAAGCAGTCAGCCCTCATGGTAAAGTATTATGAGTCAATCAGTGATCTCCTCTATCTAGCCTTCCAGTTTCACTCTGCCTCACCTATTCAACTGGCCAAGTACTTTGATGTCAACTGTAGTATTTTCACTCCCCGTAACTATCTATCCTCCTCCTGGGGTTCTCCGTGGCTCATCAGTAACCCCACACGAGATGACCGCAGTTTCAGTTTCCAAACCCAGCTTGGCCCCAGTGGCCATGACTCGGGGAAGAGAGTGACGTGGAATGCCTTGTTCTCCCCTCGCTGGCTCCCTCTCAGTGGTAGGTCAACTTACACTGAACTTGGTGCCATGCAGCCCTCTCGCACTGATGGGGGTCGACCTCGCATCATTGTAACCCCAGCCACCTCTAGCCCAGACTTTGCTGGTGTAAGTTTTCAGAAAACAGTGATTGTGATGGCAAAACAGCAGGGAAAAGTGGTTGTTCACGATGTCTACAACTTCCACCAAAGTACGGAGGAAGCTGGGGATTTCCTGAAGGATGCTGACCTGCAGCGCCGGACATCAGAGTACCTAATTGACAGCTCCCTTTCTCTGCACATTGTAATCAAACCTCTCTACCACACCCTTCTAGTTGCCAGAAAGTAa